A portion of the Flavobacterium limnophilum genome contains these proteins:
- a CDS encoding SRPBCC family protein has translation MKVYKKETVQHINASIEECWAFFSSPRNLQKITPETMGFNITDFDEKSMYAGQIIQYKVSPLAGLKLSWTTEITFVKDKEYFIDEQRFGPYSLWHHKHFFEPTENGVKMTDVVHYALPLGFLGQIMNALVVKNKLKEIFEYRVKAVNQIFNSK, from the coding sequence ATGAAAGTATATAAAAAAGAAACCGTTCAGCACATCAATGCGAGTATCGAAGAATGCTGGGCGTTTTTCTCCAGTCCAAGAAATTTACAGAAAATAACTCCGGAAACGATGGGTTTCAACATCACGGATTTCGATGAAAAATCGATGTATGCCGGACAAATTATCCAGTACAAAGTATCGCCGCTTGCAGGCTTGAAATTAAGTTGGACAACCGAAATCACTTTTGTGAAAGACAAAGAGTATTTTATAGACGAACAACGTTTTGGGCCTTATTCGCTTTGGCATCACAAACATTTTTTTGAACCAACCGAAAACGGAGTAAAAATGACCGATGTCGTTCATTATGCTTTGCCGCTGGGTTTCTTGGGTCAAATAATGAATGCTTTGGTAGTTAAAAACAAACTCAAAGAAATCTTTGAATATCGAGTGAAAGCCGTAAACCAAATCTTCAATTCCAAATAA